A single genomic interval of Cygnus olor isolate bCygOlo1 chromosome 17, bCygOlo1.pri.v2, whole genome shotgun sequence harbors:
- the FBXO21 gene encoding F-box only protein 21 — protein sequence MAAAGGGGGGRPGLAELPGELLELILCCGVLGAADIGRVACTCRRLRDACQPRGKVWRECFRLRWPSLLKYYSHTDGVSWLEEYKARHNAGLEAQRIVASFSKRFFSEHVPCDGFSDIETLGCPSHFFEDELMCILNMEGRKGLTWKYYAKKILYFLRQQNILKNLKEYLQRPTDQQSFLEGAVLIDQYCNPLSDICLKSVQAQVDDITDKVRKVLRTKNPRHPSLASKAGEVLIPEVELQRQVLDAMNCVLYEQLKYKGNELDYYNSLNSYIHQVLIRRTGIPISLSVLYLTIARQLGVKLEPVNFPSHFLLRWCQGKEGSTDIFDYTYIDAFGKGKQLTVKECEYLIGHHVTEEFYGVVTSKEVLQRMVGNLLNLGKRESTDQSYQLLRDSLDLYLAMYPDNVQHLMLQARLYFHLGIWPEKVLDILQHIQALDPSQHGAVGYLVQHTLEHIERRKEEVGPEVKHRSDEKHKEVCFSIGLIMKHKRYGYNCVIYGWDPACMMGHEWIRNMNVHSLPHGPHQPFYNVLVEDGSCRYAAQENLEYNSEPREIPHPDIGRYFSEFTGVHYLANTELEIRYPEDLELTRATAQKIYSSGKE from the exons atggcggcggcgggaggcggcggcggagggcggCCGGGCCTGGCGGAGctgcccggggagctgctggagctgatcCTGTGCTGCGGCGTGCTGGGCGCCGCCGACATCGGGCGGGTGGCCTGCACCTGCCGCCGCCTGCGGGACGCCTGCCAGCCCCGCGGCAAGGTGTGGCGGGAGTGCTTCCGCCTCAG GTGGCCATCGCTGCTGAAATACTACAGCCACACAGATGGTGTTAGCTGGCTTGAAGAATACAAAGCACGGCACAATGCTGGACTAGAAGCCCAGAGAATTGTAGCTTCGTTCTCCAAAAGGTTCTTTTCAGAACAC GTCCCCTGTGATGGATTCAGTGACATTGAGACTCTTGGATGCCCAAGTCACTTTTTTGAGGATGAGCTGATGTGTATCCTTAACATGGAAGGAAG GAAAGGCCTCACCTGGAAGTACTATGCAAAGAAAATTCTCTACTTCCTACGGCaacagaatatattaaaaaatttgAAGGAGTATCTTCAACGCCCTACTGATCAGCAGTCGTTTTTAGAGG gtgctGTTTTAATTGACCAATACTGTAACCCGCTCTCAGACATCTGCTTAAAAAGTGTCCAGGCACAGGTGGATGATATCACAGATAAAGTGCGCAAAGTCCTTCGGACAAAAAATCCAAGGCACCCCAGCTTGGCTTCCAAGGCAG gAGAGGTCCTGATTCCAGAAGTGGAGCTTCAGCGGCAGGTACTTGATGCTATGAATTGTGTCCTGTATGAGCagttaaaatacaaaggaaatgaGCTGGATTACTATAATTCCCTGAATTCATACATTCACCAG GTTTTGATCCGCAGGACAGGAATTCCCATCAGTTTGTCTGTGCTTTATTTAACAAttgccaggcagctgggagtCAAACTTGAGCCAGTCAACTTCCCTAGTCATTTTTTGCTGCGATGGTGTCAAGGAAAAGAAGG AAGCACAGATATTTTTGACTACACTTACATTGACGCCTTTGGGAAGGGGAAGCAGCTGACCGTGAAGGAGTGCGAGTACCTTATAGGCCACCATGTGACGGAGGAGTTCTATGGGGTGGTGACTTCGAAAGAGGTCTTGCAGCGCATGGTGGGAAACCTCTTAAACCTGGGCAAGCG AGAAAGCACTGATCAGTCTTATCAACTCTTGAGAGACTCCTTGGATCTGTACCTGGCCATGTATCCGGACAATGTGCAGCATCTAATGCTCCAGGCTAGGTTATACTTCCACCTGGGAATCTGGCCAGAAAAG GTTCTGGACATCTTGCAGCATATTCAGGCCTTGGATCCATCCCAGCACGGGGCCGTCGGGTACTTAGTTCAGCATACCCTAGAGCATATTGAGCGCCGGAAGGAGGAGGTGGGACCCGAGGTGAAGCACCGCTCGGATGAGAAACACAAAGAGGTCTGCTTTTCCATTGGGCTGATTATGAAACACAAGAG atATGGCTACAACTGCGTCATTTACGGCTGGGATCCTGCCTGCATGATGGGGCATGAATGGATCAGAAATATGAATGTCCACAGCCTTCCGCATGGCCCCCACCAGCCTTTCTACAACGTGCTAGTGGAAGATGGCTCTTGCAGATACGCTGCTCAAG